From a region of the Dermatophagoides farinae isolate YC_2012a chromosome 3, ASM2471394v1, whole genome shotgun sequence genome:
- the LOC124494681 gene encoding uncharacterized protein LOC124494681 isoform X3, with translation MINVNKIDCFNDVNRNCIHDSMNLLNHHYFNKKKLLILINIYLTLSGKYTAYPSGELHVRDVDEHDARRTYQCAVYHHQQYQYNKKSQQRFSDMHINHQFIQQQQQQQQHQQPSLSNNQQQISQPSLQTSPNQQRPLAESTFAQIILSGGEKDIFPPRIVHRLDELDADDGQLEPLLIPCAAHSQPLSTYKWYWIPFGVHFDWETEIASLLLSQQQQQQQQQKSPSTSSSSSSINSFAMPIPVQQSNDQSSSQSSNTIGGQNVDPNSKEYRRHQLMLSRLRSMGSTLLITGPITHSNAGHYIAIVANTVGYDRCITTVNVRSPLTVRIDSVPIQGVSSKKSTMMPTPHLRQQQQQFYQESKQPRIIRGVRGETIRIRCTVHGFPLSDVYWLHNTQVILVNSGQSGRDGNEQQQEQKLQPAVNYHYHHGVVNLDSLSSSPSGYYPGSGSGNLRSRIKMNTANYLQVYATDMNVDQANSNNRRDISAIQHLDLALDDRSKSGMYQCFARNRFETTQATIQVQFVDQPPSIVEHFNELTIQPGESFTLRCVSRGAPLAQIEWSLDRMPMPTSTRFRLGDFVIKDNHNHHGSSTFDSLLVSHFNVTGSRVEDGGVYRCTAKNLAGSTYYEARVNVIGKGAVKVHTPNLTVLSGADINLNCPFYGYPIKTISWFGKDGSQRKLPTNGRQHISPNGTLHISKINKKEDEGTYECEVAFASNKESTSRTKLHLNVITGPRIDNFTFAPNLEEGMRSVVVCAVISGDSPIHIHWLKDGQPLTSSGDRKIEMVNEFTSSITFTALKRRHVGRYTCIASNMAASDRHYADLRVNVAPIWLFEPEDIIAISGQMLVINCQAEGIPEPQVRWKVEGNDFLDNNNNAKKLQPKSIPEISNSNSNSNSFHAVISNPHMQILENGSLIIKEVNRDDHRRYMCSAFNGVGSGISTIIRLSVHFPPQFLHGYYESKQIKFGEMVVLTCLVKLEYIDNVQASKFSNLSNTNIDELVNIRWFKDTSSTPVIASSKSKLLMTDPSYDRYHTTQTFEVNQDGLTGSTLNFTDIFLINQSNKKQSYPTTRYYATKLTIRHVERSDTGVYLCTAQNRYGSIRKNFTVTVLEQPDRPEEIRADEIASQSIKLTWPMPFDGNSPINEYVISYRTISGSISNTVTLAPYAAYLATSMTTATIDSHKKFISFQLGDLTPATTYVIQVKAKNSVGSSSFSDSITVKTTEEPPNDVPTDITILPLNTRSLKISWRPSRKPQTPASNHKSQSNVYIPPITGYYIGYRPHLDTIDNDHQNQLNEFVFKTIKSGIDLSSSETHESFILNNLKRATRYDIKIQAFNLAGAGPSSSEYQGKTLDYDVPSAPRIRALKSNLSSIELMWSVQGEEPISGFVISYKSATQNELKSSVANVAEKVSTSVEDHMNDWKTIKIELEPLSDANSIDTVFTHPEPAPVISTFHRRTYVLGLLRCGTKYFIYVNAYNGAGQGDPSEVILARTEGNVPVPPESVQDFVQPNISNARINLNQWKRLGCPIEKFELDFRVFGDVATNRKLTITPSTSVGEQSTMIEVESNIHSNITAELIIELTNLFSGSWYELLIQAVTEAGTVHREYIFSTRKSDGSTIAPLTLKAIEEFHGRTNGQQQGRQGSSSTRSQIYNHSFRSSMFTQLHYIVPVSCTLVILFLVFVVVCAIQTNRQNFLMFSLVANTRQRHHKVASGSKLSGQYSIGEGVGQLGSCMDSNDGSTVGGTGGAGEHIYGSNPGSMANGNGSKMPCSASIDELLDGSGKSSSQYNLRNDSCHSLGFSGPGAAICDHQVADIKQQQSQYPLYSLPVAYATSSVQFQNSTNCNGGSVSGGSNTTTATATTTTGSAVRLIGGRKSQDDPLYGTLSHHQQEHANFSAQKNQFTEMYCDGPQQPPPPPPPPLSSSISASKFPFTLTESVINVEQHRHHQPSWSNTSAATDCINQSIQTASNLSQATTKSAHPYELPFVFKSTPSNASMGNHNNESTAF, from the exons GCAAATATACGGCATATCCAAGTGGTGAGCTACATGTACGAGATGTTGATGAACATGATGCAAGACGAACCTATCAATGTGCcgtctatcatcatcaacaatatcagtataataaaaaatcacaacaacGATTTTCAg ATATGcacatcaatcatcaatttattcaacaacaacaacaacagcagcagcatcagcagccatcattatcaaataatcAGCAACAGATATCACAACCATCATTACAAACATCACCGAATCAGCAACGACCATTGGCTGAAAGTACATTTGCACAAATAATTCTTTCAG GTGGCGAGAAGGACATATTTCCGCCAAGAATCGTTCATCGATTAGACGAActtgatgctgatgatgggCAATTGGAACCACTGTTGATACCATGCGCTGCACATTCACAACCATTATCTACTTATAAATGGTATTGGATTCCATTTGGAGTGCATTTTGATTGGGAAACGGAAATTGCCTCATTGTTATtgtctcaacaacaacaacaacaacagcagcaaaaatctccatcaacatcatcgtcatcatcatcgatcaattcatttgCCATGCCTATTCCTGTGCAACAATCTAATGATCAATCCTCTTCACAATCATCTAACACTATTGGTGGCCAGAATGTCGATCCAAATAGCAAAGAATATCGTCGCCATCAATTGATGTTGAGCCGTCTTCGATCAATGGGTAGCACATTATTGATCACTGGACCGATCACTCATTCCAACGCTGGTCATTATATTGCCATTGTGGCCAATACAGTCGGCTATGATCGATGTATCACTACAGTCAATGTTCGTTCACCGCTCACGGTGCGGATAGATTCTGTGCCAATTCAGGGCGTTTCATCGAAGAAATCAACCATGATGCCAACTCCTCATTTGCgccagcagcaacagcagttCTACCAGGAATCAAAACAACCAAGAATAATTCGTGGAGTTCGTGGTGAAACTATTCGAATACGATGTACAGTGCATGGATTTCCATTGTCTGATGTTTATTGGCTTCACAATACGCAAGTAATTCTAGTTAATTCCGGCCAAAGCGGAAGAGACggaaatgaacaacaacaagaacaaaagcTACAACCAGCagtaaattatcattatcatcatggtgTCGTTAACTtggattcattatcatcatcaccatctggTTACTATCCAGGATCAGGATCAGGGAATCTTCGAAGccgaatcaaaatgaatactGCCAACTATTTACAAGTATATGCTACTGACATGAATGTAGATCAGGCGAACAGCAATAATCGTCGCGATATATCCGCCATACAGCATTTAGATCTAGCCCTAGATGATCGTAGCAAATCTGGAATGTATCAATGTTTTGCACGTAATCGTTTCGAAACGACACAAGCTACTATACAAGTTCAATTTGTGG ATCAACCGCCATCTATTGTGGAACACTTTAATGAGCTAACAATTCAACCGGGAGAAAGTTTTACTCTACGTTGTGTATCGCGTGGTGCACCATTAGCGCAAATAGAATGGTCATTGGATCGAATGCCTATGCCAACATCAACTCGATTTCGTTTAGGTGATTTCGTCATCAAAGATAATCACAACCATCATGGATCATCGACATTTGATTCTTTATTAGTCAGTCATTTCAATGTTACAGGCAGCCGTGTCGAAGATGGTGGAGTTTATCGATGTACAGCAAAAAATTTAGCTGGTTCAACTTATTATGAAGCACGAGTAAACGTTATTGGCAAAGGAGCAGTCAAAGTTCATACACCGAACTTGACTGTCCTCTCTGGAGCTGATATAAATCTGAATTGTCCGTTCTATGGTTATCCAATTAAGACTATAAGTTGGTTTGGAAAAG ATGGATCACAACGAAAATTGCCAACCAATGGGCGTCAACACATATCACCTAATGGAACATTACATATCAG TAAAATAAACAAGAAGGAAGATGAAGGAACATATGAATGTGAGGTGGCATTTGCTAGCAACAAAGAGTCTACTTCACGAACCAAACTTCATTTAAATGTCATCA CTGGTCCTCGAATTGATAATTTCACGTTTGCACCAAACCTTGAAGAAGGAATGCGTAGTGTTGTAGTATGTGCTGTGATATCCGGTGATTCACCAATACACATTCATTGGCTTAAGGATGGCCAACCATTAACTAGTAGTGGTGATCGCAAAATCGAAATGGTGAATGAATTCACATCCAGTATTACATTCACTGCACTGAAACGTCGTCACGTTGGTAGATATACGTGTATAGCATCCAATATGGCTGCCAGTGACCGTCATTATGCTGATCTTCGTGTTAATG TGGCACCAATATGGCTTTTCGAGCCCGAAGATATCATAGCTATTTCAGGACAAATGTTAGTGATTAACTGTCAAGCTGAAGGTATTCCAGAACCACAAGTTCGATGGAAAGTAGAAGGAAATGATTTTCtggacaataataataatgcaaaAAAGCTGCAGCCTAAATCAATACctgaaatttcaaattcaaactcAAATTCGAATTCTTTTCATGCTGTGATCAGTAATCCTCATATGCAAATTTTAGAGAATGGATCGTTGATCATCAAAGAAGTGAATCGTGATGATCATAGACGATACATGTGTAGCGCTTTTAATGGTGTCGGTAGCGGTATAAGTACCATTATAAGACTCTCTGTCCATT TTCCGCCACAATTTCTCCATGGTTATTATGAAagtaaacaaataaaattcggGGAAATGGTTGTGTTGACTTGTTTGGTCAAACTTGAATACATCGATAATGTTCAAGCATCTAAATTTTCGAATCTTTCAAATACTAACATTGACGAGCTTGTGAATATTCGTTGGTTTAAAGATACTAGTTCTACTCCGGTGATAGcttcatcaaaatcgaaaCTTTTGATGACCGATCCCTCTTATGATCGATATCATACGACTCAAACATTCGAAGTGAATCAAGATGGGTTAACCGGATCAACACTTAACTTTACTGATATATttttaataaatcaatccaacaaaaaacagtCATATCCTACTACTAGATATTATGCAACAAAGTTGACCATACGTCATGTTGAACGTAGTGACACAGGAGTTTACCTTTGCACAGCACAGAATCGTTATGGTTCCatacgaaaaaattttactgtGACCGTTTTGGAACAACCTGATAGACCTGAAGAGATTCGTGCTGATGAAATTGCTAGTCAATCAATTAAACTTACTTGGCCAATGCCATTCGATGGGAATTCTCCCATTAATGAATATGTGATTTCTTATCGAACCATCTCTGGGTCCATATCAAACACAGTTACTTTGGCTCCATATGCTGCATATTTGGCAACATCCATGACTACGGCGACCATAGATTCTCACAAGaagttcatttcatttcaattagGTGATCTAACTCCTGCAACCACATACGTAATACAGGTCAAAGCTAAAAATTCTGTTGGTTCCAGTTCATTTAGTGATAGTATTACTGTCAAAACTACCGAAGAAC CTCCAAACGATGTCCCTACCGACATAACAATATTACCGCTAAATACTCGTAGCTTAAAAATTTCATGGAGACCATCACGAAAACCCCAGACCCCTGCGAGCAATCATAAATCTCAAAGCAACGTCTATATTCCGCCAATTACAGGCTACTACATTGGATATCGACCACATCTTGATACTATAGATAATGATCaccaaaatcaattgaatgaatttgtatttaaaacaatcaaatctgGCATTGATCTTTCATCGAGTGAAACTCATGAAAGTTTTATTCTCAACAATCTAAAACGAGCTACACGTTACGATATAAA AATTCAAGCTTTCAATTTGGCTGGCGCAGGTCCTTCTAGCTCAGAGTATCAAGGAAAAACTCTGGATTATGATGTACCATCAGCTCCTAGAATTCGTgcattaaaatcaaatttaagttcaattgaattgatgtgGTCTGTTCAAGGAGAAGAACCTATTTCCGGATTTGTCATATCATATAAATCGGCAACACAAAATGAGTTGAAATCAAGCGTGGCTAATGTTGCTGAAAAAGTCAGCACTTCAGTTGAAGATCACATGAACGATTGGAAAACGATCAAAATCGAATTGGAACCTTTGAGTGATGCTAATTCAATTGATACTGTGTTCACTCATCCTGAGCCGGCTCCAGTCATTTCAACTTTTCATCGAAGGACATATGTTCTAGGTTTACTTCGTTGTGGCaccaaatatttcatttatgTAAACGCCTATAATGGCGCTGGCCAAGGTGATCCCAGTGAAGTAATCCTTGCACGAACTGAAGGGAATGTTCCCGTACCACCAGAATCTGTACAAGATTTTGTTCAACCAAATATTTCGAATGCtagaatcaatttgaatcaatggaAACGACTAGGTTGTCCaatcgaaaaatttgaattggatTTTAGAGTATTCGGAGATGTAGCCACAAATCGAAAACTGACTATAACTCCATCAACTTCAGTTGGTGAACAATCAACTATGATAGAAGTCGAATCAAATATTCATAGCAACATAACTGCCGAACTAATCATAGAGCTTACAAATTTGTTTTCCGGATCATGGTATGAATTATTGATACAAGCAGTTACTGAAGCTGGAACTGTACATCGAgaatacattttttcaacTCGTAAATCTGATGGTTCAACGATTGCTCCATTAACGCTGAAAGCGATTGAAGAATTTCATGGTCGAACCAATGGCCAACAACAAGGGCGACAAGGTTCCTCATCAACGCGTTCACAAATCTATAACCATTCATTtcgatcatcaatgtttACTCAACTTCATTACATCGTTCCGGTATCTTGTACCCTGGTCATATTGTTCTTAgtgtttgttgtcgtttgtgCTATCCAGACGAATCGGCAAAATTTCTTAATGTTCTCACTGGTTGCTAATACTCGACAGCGACATCATAAAGTGGCTTCTGGTTCGAAACTATCTGGTCAATATTCAATCGGCGAAGGCGTTGGCCAACTTGGAAGTTGTATGGATTCAAATGATGGTAGTACTGTTGGAGGCACAGGGGGAGCAGGAG AACACATTTATGGTTCAAATCCTGGTAGTATGGCCAATGGCAATGGATCCAAGATGCCATGCTCTGcatcgattgatgaattgtTGGATGGATCTGgcaaatcatcatctcaaTATAATTTACGTAACGATTCATGTCATTCATTGGGTTTCAGTGGTCCAGGGGCAGCCATTTGTGATCATCAAGTTGCTgatatcaaacaacaacagtctCAATATCCTTTGTATTCTCTTCCAGTGGCGTATGCCACTTCTTCggttcaatttcaaaattcgaCTAATTGTAATGGAGGTAGTGTATCAGGTGGATCCAATACGACTACAGCGACTGCTACAACAACCACTGGAAGTGCAGTACGTTTGATCGGTGGTAGAAAATCTCAAGATGATCCTCTCTACGGTACATTGAGCCATCACCAACAAGAGCATGCAAATTTTTCAGCtcaaaaaaatcagttcACTGAAATGTATTGCGATGGACCGCAGcaaccaccaccgccacctcCTCCACCACTTTCGTCGTCTATTTCAGCCTCCAAATTTCCTTTTACATTGACAGAATCTGTCATCAATGTTGAACAACATCGCCATCACCAGCCTTCGTGGTCCAATACTTCCGCTGCTACTGAttgtatcaatcaatcgattcaaacaGCATCTAATTTATCACAAGCTACGACAAAATCGGCTCATCCTTATGAACTGCCATTTGTATTCAAATCAACGCCATCAAATGCTTCAATGGGTAATCACAACAATGAATCCACAgctttttga